One window of Elaeis guineensis isolate ETL-2024a chromosome 11, EG11, whole genome shotgun sequence genomic DNA carries:
- the LOC105061549 gene encoding LOW QUALITY PROTEIN: uncharacterized protein (The sequence of the model RefSeq protein was modified relative to this genomic sequence to represent the inferred CDS: inserted 2 bases in 2 codons): MGCSGSKLDSQEPVALCRGRSDLLADAIRYRYALATAHAAYSDSLVSLASSLHRFLSPVLPLPSHRKADSPPPISVAGHSHSHSGSHIHFSDSDSDSDDAGASAHHHLTPETLPAPSFLNLYYARSQPPPHSVSVEHRPDSPETVRFGYSAAHPYYGAQNPNSVAYDPQPYPYFPYSYGGMGGGGFFGSSSSPPAAQRPPPPAASTGSSSSSKAPPPPPSPPRTSTWDFLNPFDSYDRFFASYPPSRSSKEARDEEGIPDLEEDEIEVVKEAYGDPKFVASTSAATTSANAGGRGSVTDHSHGRKAGSVTADDKPGNEPQVVDKKVVSHGGWGKQEEKQNVAAPRRFHEDAEIVGEIKAQFDRASESARELSGMLEVGKQPYYRNSSVYEVSSRMVSVMTPSIPKGGDLLEFDDDKLSGSGNLSSTLQKLYIWEMKLYEEVRAEEKMRLLLDRNCKRLKHLDEKGAEAHKIDATRSLIRKLSTKIRIAIQVIDTISNKINKLRDEELWPQINELILGFERMWKVMLECHQKQHQAILEARSLDSIALHGKFSEAHINSMMELEVELLKWISNFSTWINAQKNYVKALNGWAALCLHYKPEDTADGVPPYSPGRIGAPPVFVICNCWSQVMDQISEXEALNSIQAFATTIRHLWXQHNVEQHQRMMARKDLDMWVKAVEKRTQEIHKEVDALNKKLALVPGQNRLPLYGEVPQAQTAEASSLQVILRQFFEAMENFTATSVKAYEQLHKHCEEERVA; this comes from the exons ATGGGTTGCAGCGGGTCCAAGCTGGACTCGCAGGAGCCGGTGGCCCTGTGCCGCGGCCGCTCCGACCTCCTCGCCGACGCCATCCGCTACCGCTACGCCCTCGCCACCGCCCACGCCGCCTACTCCGACTCCCTCGTCTCCCTCGCCTCCTCCCTCCACCGCTTCCTCTCCCCCGTACTCCCTCTCCCTTCCCACCGCAAGGCCGACTCCCCTCCCCCCATCTCCGTCGCCGGACACTCCCACTCTCATTCCGGCTCCCACATCCACTTCTCCGACTCCGACTCCGACTCCGACGACGCCGGTGCCTCCGCCCACCACCACCTCACCCCCGAAACTCTCCCAGCCCCTTCCTTCCTCAACCTGTACTACGCCCGCAGCCAGCCCCCGCCCCACTCTGTCTCCGTCGAGCACCGCCCCGACAGCCCCGAGACCGTCCGCTTCGGCTACTCCGCCGCCCACCCTTATTATGGCGCCCAGAACCCTAATTCGGTGGCTTACGACCCTCAGCCCTACCCCTATTTTCCTTACAGTTATGGTGGAATGGGGGGCGGCGGCTTCTTCGGATCCTCTTCCTCTCCGCCAGCCGCCCAGCGGCCGCCTCCGCCGGCGGCCAGCACGGGCTCGTCCTCCTCCTCCAAGGCCCCGCCGCCTCCCCCTTCACCGCCGAGGACTTCCACTTGGGACTTTTTGAACCCCTTCGATTCCTACGACCGCTTCTTCGCCTCGTACCCCCCCAGCCGGAGCTCCAAGGAGGCGAGGGATGAGGAGGGTATCCCTGACCTCGAAGAGGACGAGATCGAGGTCGTCAAGGAAGCCTATGGTGACCCAAAGTTTGTGGCTTCCACCTCCGCCGCCACCACATCGGCCAATGCGGGTGGGCGTGGTAGTGTCACTGACCATTCGCATGGTCGCAAGGCGGGGTCGGTGACAGCTGATGACAAGCCAGGCAACGAGCCGCAGGTGGTGGACAAGAAGGTGGTGAGTCATGGTGGGTGGGGAAAGCAGGAGGAGAAGCAGAATGTCGCAGCTCCTCGAAGGTTTCACGAGGACGCCGAGATCGTGGGTGAGATCAAGGCCCAGTTTGACAGGGCATCCGAGTCGGCCAGGGAGCTCTCTGGCATGCTTGAGGTGGGGAAGCAGCCGTATTACCGCAACAGCTCTGTGTATGAAG TTTCATCAAGGATGGTGTCTGTGATGACTCCTTCCATTCCTAAAGGTGGTGACTTGTTAGAGTTTGATGATGATAAGTTATCGGGTTCCGGGAATCTTTCTTCAACACTGCAGAAGCTGTATATATGGGagatgaagctttatgaagaAGTCAGG GCTGAGGAAAAGATGCGGTTACTTCTTGATCGGAACTGCAAACGGCTAAAACACTTGGATGAAAAGGGTGCGGAAGCTCACAAAATTGATGCTACCCGATCCTTGATTAGGAAGTTATCTACAAAGATAAGGATAGCTATCCAGGTTATTGAcaccatttcaaataagataaatAAGCTGAGGGATGAAGAATTGTGGCCACAGATAAATGAGCTTATTTTAGG GTTCGAGAGAATGTGGAAAGTAATGCTCGAATGCCATCAGAAGCAGCATCAAGCCATCTTAGAAGCTAGAAGTCTAGATTCCATTGCATTGCATGGGAAGTTCAGTGAAGCCCATATCAATTCAATGATGGAGCTTGAAGTGGAGCTGCTGAAGTGGATTAGCAATTTCTCTACTTGGATTAATGCTCAGAAAAACTATGTGAAAGCCTTGAATGGATGGGCAGCATTATGTCTTCATTATAAGCCCGAAGACACAGCTGATGGGGTTCCTCCTTATTCTCCTGGAAGAATAGGTGCTCCGCCTGTTTTTGTTATCTGTAATTGCTGGTCACAGGTTATGGACCAGATTTCTG GGGAAGCGCTCAATTCTATACAGGCTTTTGCCACCACCATACGACATCTCT AGCAGCACAATGTTGAACAGCACCAACGGATGATGGCAAGGAAAGATTTGGACATGTGGGTCAAGGCTGTAGAAAAAAGGACACAAGAGATTCACAAAGAAGTGGATGCGTTAAACAAGAAACTAGCGCTAGTTCCTGGCCAGAATCGTCTTCCATTATATGGAGAGGTGCCTCAGGCCCAAACAGCTGAAGCAAGCAGCCTGCAAGTAATTTTGAGACAATTCTTTGAAGCCATGGAAAATTTCACCGCTACTTCTGTGAAAGCTTATGAGCAACTCCACAAACACTGTGAAGAAGAACGAGTAGCTTGA